A portion of the Kribbella jejuensis genome contains these proteins:
- the metK gene encoding methionine adenosyltransferase, with product MARRLFTSESVTEGHPDKIADQISDSILDALLAEDPKSRVAVETLITTGLVVVAGEVTTTAYVDIPGIVRSRILEIGYDSSLKGFDGASCGVQVAIGSQSADIAQGVDTAYETRSDASKDELDLQGAGDQGLMFGYASNETPELMPLPITIAHRLSERLAEVRKNGTLAYLRPDGKTQVTIEYDGDRAVRVDTVVVSSQHAADINLDTMLTPDIKKHVVDPVLEQFDIDARDYKLLVNPTGRFEIGGPMGDAGLTGRKIIIDTYGGMARHGGGAFSGKDPSKVDRSAAYAMRWVAKNIVAAGLADRVECQVAYAIGKAAPVGFYVDTFGTEQVDVGKIADAVREVFDLRPAAIIRDLELLRPIYAQTAKNGHFGRTGEDFTWERTDRVEALKAAVNK from the coding sequence GTGGCGAGGCGCCTTTTCACGTCCGAGTCCGTGACCGAGGGTCACCCGGACAAGATTGCTGACCAGATCAGCGACTCCATCCTCGACGCGTTGCTGGCCGAGGACCCGAAGAGCCGGGTCGCGGTGGAGACCCTGATCACGACGGGTCTGGTGGTTGTCGCGGGTGAGGTCACCACGACGGCGTACGTCGACATCCCGGGGATCGTGCGGTCGCGCATCCTGGAGATCGGCTACGACTCGTCCCTGAAGGGCTTCGACGGCGCGTCCTGTGGGGTGCAGGTCGCGATCGGGAGCCAATCGGCGGACATCGCGCAGGGTGTCGACACGGCGTACGAGACGCGCTCGGACGCGTCCAAGGACGAACTGGACCTGCAGGGGGCGGGGGACCAGGGACTCATGTTCGGCTACGCGTCCAACGAGACGCCGGAGCTGATGCCGCTGCCGATCACGATCGCGCACCGGCTGTCCGAGCGGCTCGCCGAGGTGCGCAAGAACGGCACCCTGGCGTACCTGCGGCCGGACGGTAAGACCCAGGTCACCATCGAGTACGACGGGGACCGGGCGGTCCGGGTCGACACTGTGGTGGTGTCCAGCCAGCACGCGGCCGACATCAACCTGGACACGATGCTGACCCCGGACATCAAAAAGCACGTCGTCGACCCGGTGCTCGAGCAGTTCGACATCGACGCACGCGACTACAAGCTGCTGGTGAACCCGACCGGCCGGTTCGAGATCGGCGGCCCGATGGGTGACGCCGGGCTGACCGGGCGGAAGATCATCATCGACACCTACGGCGGGATGGCGCGGCACGGCGGTGGCGCGTTCTCCGGCAAGGACCCGTCGAAGGTCGACCGTTCGGCGGCGTACGCGATGCGCTGGGTGGCGAAGAACATCGTCGCCGCCGGGCTGGCGGACCGGGTGGAGTGCCAGGTCGCGTACGCGATCGGCAAGGCCGCGCCGGTCGGCTTCTACGTCGACACCTTCGGCACCGAGCAGGTCGACGTCGGCAAGATCGCCGACGCGGTCCGCGAGGTCTTCGACCTGCGGCCGGCCGCGATCATCCGTGACCTCGAGCTGCTCCGGCCGATCTACGCGCAGACCGCGAAGAACGGCCACTTCGGCCGCACCGGCGAGGACTTCACCTGGGAGCGCACGGACCGCGTCGAGGCCCTCAAGGCCGCAGTCAACAAGTAG
- a CDS encoding winged helix DNA-binding domain-containing protein, translated as MDISWEAVVARRMRRHGLVEPVSTAVDAVRAMCGAHAQIASAGELSVALRLDGADRAAVQRDESLVKTFGPRGTVHLLPLEDLPMWTGALSALPSSGQQPAPIRMTADEIDQVVVAIGEALAHDDLTVDELTEEVVRRTGEWARTPTIPAFQGAWARWRQAVSVAAHAGVLCHGPLRGRLTTYSNPHRLRPFDPMPAEKALTELLHRYLSSYGPATPQQFARWLNVPPTTVKPYFDDLPRATLADHTVWYAPGDGEFPDERVEGVRLLPYFDAYGVGSFPRELLFPGKAFARATARGQAGNYPLLLVDGVVAGVWHQKKSGRTLHVTVEALTPLNRRRRKLLEAEVDRIGAILGAAPSLTLGEVTVGAHA; from the coding sequence ATGGACATCAGCTGGGAGGCCGTCGTCGCGCGGCGGATGCGGCGGCACGGTTTGGTCGAGCCCGTGAGTACGGCGGTTGACGCCGTCCGGGCGATGTGTGGCGCTCATGCGCAGATCGCGTCCGCGGGGGAATTGTCCGTGGCGCTGCGGCTGGACGGGGCTGACCGGGCGGCGGTGCAGCGGGACGAGAGCCTGGTGAAGACGTTCGGGCCGCGGGGGACCGTGCATCTGCTGCCGCTCGAGGATCTGCCGATGTGGACCGGGGCGCTGTCGGCGTTGCCGTCGAGCGGGCAGCAGCCCGCGCCGATCCGGATGACCGCGGACGAGATCGACCAGGTCGTGGTCGCGATCGGCGAGGCTCTCGCGCACGACGACCTGACCGTCGACGAGCTGACCGAGGAGGTCGTACGGCGCACCGGCGAATGGGCCCGTACGCCGACGATCCCGGCGTTCCAGGGCGCCTGGGCCCGGTGGCGGCAGGCGGTCTCCGTGGCCGCGCACGCCGGCGTTCTCTGCCACGGACCGCTGCGTGGGCGGCTCACGACGTACTCGAACCCGCATCGTCTCCGCCCGTTCGACCCGATGCCCGCGGAGAAGGCGCTGACCGAGCTCCTGCACCGGTATCTCTCTTCCTACGGCCCCGCGACCCCGCAGCAGTTCGCGCGCTGGCTCAACGTGCCGCCGACGACGGTCAAGCCGTACTTCGACGACCTGCCGCGCGCGACGCTGGCAGACCATACGGTTTGGTATGCCCCGGGCGACGGCGAGTTCCCGGACGAGCGGGTGGAGGGCGTGCGGCTGTTGCCGTACTTCGACGCGTACGGCGTCGGCAGCTTCCCGCGGGAGCTGCTGTTCCCGGGCAAGGCGTTCGCCCGCGCGACCGCCCGCGGGCAGGCCGGGAACTACCCGCTGCTGCTCGTCGACGGCGTCGTCGCCGGCGTCTGGCATCAGAAGAAGTCCGGCCGGACACTGCACGTGACGGTCGAAGCGCTGACCCCGCTGAACCGGCGCCGCCGCAAGCTCCTGGAGGCCGAGGTGGACCGGATCGGTGCCATCCTCGGTGCTGCGCCGTCGCTCACACTCGGCGAGGTGACGGTCGGCGCGCACGCGTGA
- the coaBC gene encoding bifunctional phosphopantothenoylcysteine decarboxylase/phosphopantothenate--cysteine ligase CoaBC has protein sequence MPTHKPNVVLGVGGGIAAYKVCDLLRRLTESGHSVRVVPTAAALEFVGAATWAALSGQPVTADPFDDVQEVPHVRIGKAAELVVVAPATANLIAKAAHGLADDLLTNTLLTARCPILFAAAMHTEMWEHPATQANVETLRSRGITVLDPAVGRLTGADTGRGRLPEPSEIFAISQLMLADEAARAAGHEVADLTGKHVLISAGGTREHLDPVRFLGNSSSGKQGYALARIAAARGAKVTLVAANSELPDPAGVQVVPVVSAQDLYDEITGRAADADAIVMAAAVADFRPADVVEHKIKKTADGAVPAVNLVQNPDILHTISHDRARPDQVIVGFAAETGDTDHTILELGRAKLERKGCDLLVVNDVSGGKVFGSDLNEAVILDRSGSALPVPSGSKDALAGVIWNLVATHWS, from the coding sequence GTGCCCACGCACAAGCCGAACGTCGTGCTCGGTGTCGGCGGCGGCATCGCGGCGTACAAGGTCTGTGACCTGCTGCGGCGGCTGACCGAGTCCGGGCACAGCGTCCGAGTGGTGCCGACCGCTGCCGCGCTGGAGTTCGTCGGCGCGGCCACCTGGGCGGCGCTGTCCGGGCAGCCTGTGACGGCGGACCCGTTCGACGACGTGCAGGAGGTTCCGCACGTCCGGATCGGCAAGGCCGCGGAGCTGGTCGTGGTGGCGCCCGCCACCGCGAACCTGATCGCCAAGGCCGCGCACGGGCTCGCCGACGACCTGCTCACGAACACCCTGCTCACGGCGCGCTGCCCGATCCTGTTCGCGGCCGCGATGCACACCGAGATGTGGGAGCACCCGGCCACCCAGGCGAACGTCGAGACCCTGCGCTCGCGCGGGATCACGGTTCTCGACCCCGCCGTCGGGCGGCTGACCGGCGCCGACACCGGCCGCGGCCGGCTGCCGGAGCCGTCGGAGATCTTCGCGATCAGCCAGCTGATGCTCGCCGACGAAGCGGCCCGCGCCGCCGGTCACGAGGTCGCCGACCTCACCGGGAAGCACGTGCTGATCAGCGCCGGCGGCACCCGCGAACACCTCGACCCGGTGCGGTTCCTCGGCAACTCCTCGTCAGGCAAGCAGGGCTACGCGCTGGCCCGGATCGCGGCCGCCCGCGGCGCCAAGGTCACGCTGGTCGCGGCCAATTCCGAGCTGCCCGACCCGGCCGGGGTCCAGGTGGTTCCGGTCGTCTCGGCCCAGGACCTGTACGACGAGATCACCGGCCGCGCCGCCGACGCGGACGCCATCGTGATGGCCGCGGCGGTCGCGGACTTCCGGCCCGCGGACGTGGTCGAACACAAGATCAAGAAGACCGCCGACGGTGCCGTACCCGCCGTCAACCTGGTGCAGAACCCGGACATCCTGCACACGATCTCGCACGACCGCGCCCGTCCCGACCAGGTGATCGTCGGGTTCGCGGCCGAGACCGGCGACACCGACCACACGATCCTCGAGCTCGGCCGGGCCAAACTCGAGCGCAAGGGCTGCGACCTGCTGGTCGTGAACGACGTCTCCGGCGGCAAGGTCTTCGGTAGTGACCTCAACGAGGCCGTCATCCTGGACCGCTCGGGCAGCGCCCTCCCGGTCCCCTCCGGGAGCAAGGACGCACTGGCCGGAGTCATCTGGAACCTCGTCGCCACCCACTGGTCCTAA
- the rpoZ gene encoding DNA-directed RNA polymerase subunit omega yields MSGNQPVAIGITSPPIDDLLTHTDSKYKLVLYSAKRARQINAYYSQLGEGLLEYVGPLVETHVQEKPLSIAMREINEGVLTCTDIDPEAEAEAAAAAEKSE; encoded by the coding sequence TTGTCTGGCAACCAGCCCGTCGCCATCGGCATCACCTCCCCGCCGATCGACGACCTGCTCACCCACACCGACTCCAAGTACAAGCTCGTGCTGTACTCGGCCAAGCGGGCGCGGCAGATCAACGCCTACTACTCCCAGCTCGGCGAGGGCCTGCTGGAGTACGTCGGACCGCTGGTCGAGACGCACGTCCAGGAGAAGCCGCTGTCGATCGCGATGCGCGAGATCAACGAGGGCGTGCTGACCTGCACCGACATCGACCCCGAGGCCGAGGCGGAAGCCGCCGCGGCCGCGGAGAAGTCCGAGTAA
- the gmk gene encoding guanylate kinase produces MTTHPNDPATTGPGSGDRPPARLTVLAGPTAVGKGTVAADIRERFPDIWISVSATTRKPRPNEVHGVHYLFVSDAEFDRMIADGELLEWAVVHKAARYGTPRQPVLDKLATGRPALLEIDLQGARQVRETMPEAQFVFLAPPSWDELVRRLVGRGTETAEERERRLETAVLELAAEKEFDVTIVNASVREAADQLVKLIRSPSISGKS; encoded by the coding sequence ATGACCACGCACCCGAACGACCCCGCCACCACCGGACCTGGATCCGGTGACCGGCCACCGGCCCGGCTGACCGTGCTGGCCGGCCCGACCGCGGTCGGCAAGGGGACGGTGGCGGCCGACATCCGCGAACGGTTCCCGGACATCTGGATCTCGGTCTCGGCGACCACCCGCAAACCGCGTCCGAACGAGGTGCACGGCGTGCACTACCTGTTCGTGTCGGACGCCGAGTTCGACCGGATGATCGCCGACGGTGAGCTGCTGGAGTGGGCGGTCGTGCACAAGGCCGCCCGGTACGGCACACCCCGGCAGCCGGTGCTGGACAAGCTGGCCACCGGCCGGCCCGCGCTGCTGGAGATCGACCTGCAGGGCGCCCGCCAGGTCCGCGAGACCATGCCGGAGGCTCAGTTCGTCTTCCTGGCCCCGCCGAGCTGGGACGAACTGGTCCGCCGGCTGGTCGGTCGCGGGACCGAGACCGCCGAGGAGCGTGAACGCCGGCTCGAGACCGCGGTGCTGGAGCTCGCGGCCGAGAAGGAGTTCGACGTGACGATCGTGAACGCCTCGGTTCGGGAGGCGGCCGATCAGTTGGTAAAGTTGATTCGATCACCCTCCATCTCTGGAAAGAGCTGA
- the mihF gene encoding integration host factor, actinobacterial type — MPLPTLTPEQRAAALDKAAAARRERAEIKNRIRHSGASPTEVLHEGQTNDVIGKMRVSQLLQCIPGVGKVRAQQIMERAGISETRRVRGLGSNQIAALEREFAE, encoded by the coding sequence GTGCCACTTCCTACTTTGACCCCGGAGCAGCGTGCGGCAGCTCTGGACAAGGCCGCGGCGGCGCGGCGTGAACGAGCCGAGATCAAGAACCGGATCCGGCACTCGGGAGCGTCTCCGACGGAGGTGCTGCACGAGGGGCAGACGAACGACGTGATCGGCAAGATGCGGGTCAGCCAGCTGCTGCAGTGCATCCCGGGCGTCGGCAAGGTCCGGGCGCAGCAGATCATGGAGCGGGCGGGGATCTCGGAGACCCGTCGGGTCCGCGGCCTCGGTTCGAACCAGATCGCCGCGCTCGAGCGCGAATTCGCGGAGTGA
- a CDS encoding EamA family transporter has protein sequence MRRDRLVGVAMMLGSGLSTQVGASVAALAFPVISPAGVVAIRQWVAAVVLLAIGRPRLRSITAAQWRLIGALAAVFAVMNLSLYTAIDRIGLGLGVTLEFLGPLSVALLGSRRPLDLVCALVAAPAVVLLARPQPTTDYLGIALGLVAASCWAFYILLNRRVGKELPGATGSAAAAGLSGLAYVPVGIVVLLHHPATLAAASYALVAGVLSSAVPFLVDVLTLRRVPAQFFGVFMSVNPVLAALVGLVVLQQRLAMLDWIAILVIVAANAVAVTFGADAVRHERVPVDGCDVVHGAPEVAVTPVFGKVSADGERRSSRATQ, from the coding sequence GTGCGGCGAGATCGGTTGGTCGGAGTGGCGATGATGCTCGGCAGCGGCCTGTCGACGCAGGTCGGCGCGTCGGTGGCAGCGCTGGCGTTCCCGGTGATCAGCCCGGCAGGCGTCGTCGCGATCCGGCAGTGGGTGGCCGCGGTCGTCCTGCTCGCGATCGGCCGCCCGCGCCTGCGTTCGATCACCGCCGCGCAGTGGCGCCTGATCGGCGCACTGGCCGCGGTCTTCGCGGTCATGAACCTGTCGCTCTACACAGCCATCGACAGGATAGGCCTCGGCCTAGGTGTCACCCTGGAATTCCTCGGCCCACTTTCCGTTGCACTACTCGGCTCTCGGCGCCCTCTGGACCTGGTCTGCGCACTCGTAGCCGCCCCAGCCGTCGTGCTACTTGCCCGTCCCCAACCGACAACGGACTACCTCGGTATTGCTCTGGGCCTCGTAGCAGCGTCGTGCTGGGCGTTCTACATCCTCCTCAACCGTCGCGTCGGCAAAGAGTTGCCGGGCGCAACGGGTTCCGCGGCGGCCGCGGGTCTGTCCGGTCTCGCCTACGTCCCGGTCGGCATCGTCGTACTCCTGCACCATCCCGCGACGCTCGCCGCCGCGTCGTACGCGCTGGTCGCCGGCGTGCTGTCGTCCGCCGTACCGTTCCTGGTCGACGTCCTCACCCTCCGTCGGGTTCCGGCTCAGTTCTTCGGGGTCTTCATGAGCGTCAACCCGGTACTCGCGGCCCTCGTCGGTCTGGTCGTACTGCAGCAGCGGCTCGCGATGCTCGACTGGATCGCGATCCTCGTGATCGTCGCCGCGAACGCCGTGGCGGTCACCTTCGGCGCTGACGCAGTACGTCACGAACGGGTTCCAGTCGACGGGTGCGATGTTGTTCACGGCGCGCCGGAGGTCGCGGTGACCCCGGTCTTCGGAAAGGTGTCGGCGGACGGGGAGCGACGGTCTTCCCGCGCGACACAGTGA
- a CDS encoding LysR family transcriptional regulator, translating to MDIRQLRCLVEIVDSGTFTDAAIELGISQAAVSRNLLALERELGVRLLHRTSRSLTPTTAGVRVLARARHILAELDELVAEATSGHTRLRVGHAWSAFGSHTREFQRRWAAEHPGVELQLIRTNTTTGGLAEGLCDLAVVRNHLDLRRFAHVLLTQERRYCALPADDPLTRKRAVTLDQLRTRTLVIDRRTGSTTVDLWPEDGRPAIEYTQDVDDWLAAIASGRCVGMTPQATTTQYRRDGVTYRQVRDAPPVDVHLIWHREDPHPATESAVQLLTTLYSSSATS from the coding sequence ATGGATATCCGGCAGCTGCGGTGCCTGGTGGAGATCGTCGACTCCGGCACGTTCACCGACGCCGCGATCGAGCTCGGGATCTCCCAGGCGGCGGTGTCCCGCAATCTGCTCGCGCTCGAACGTGAACTCGGGGTGCGCCTGCTGCACCGGACCAGCCGGTCGCTCACCCCGACCACTGCCGGTGTCCGGGTGCTGGCGAGGGCCCGGCACATCCTCGCGGAGCTCGACGAACTGGTGGCCGAGGCGACCAGCGGTCACACGCGGCTGCGGGTCGGCCATGCGTGGTCGGCGTTCGGCAGCCACACGCGCGAGTTCCAGCGTCGATGGGCCGCCGAGCATCCCGGCGTCGAGCTGCAACTGATCCGCACCAACACGACCACCGGCGGGCTCGCCGAAGGCCTGTGCGACCTCGCCGTCGTCCGCAACCACCTCGATCTCCGCCGGTTCGCCCACGTACTGCTGACCCAGGAGCGGCGGTACTGCGCTTTGCCGGCCGACGACCCGCTCACCCGGAAGCGGGCCGTGACGCTCGACCAGCTCCGTACACGGACGCTCGTCATCGACCGGCGTACCGGAAGTACGACGGTCGATCTCTGGCCCGAGGACGGCCGCCCCGCGATCGAGTACACGCAGGACGTCGACGACTGGCTGGCCGCGATCGCCTCGGGCCGCTGCGTCGGCATGACGCCCCAGGCGACCACGACCCAGTACCGCCGCGACGGTGTGACGTACCGCCAGGTGCGCGACGCTCCCCCGGTCGACGTACACCTCATCTGGCACCGCGAGGACCCACATCCCGCGACCGAGTCTGCTGTGCAGCTCCTCACGACGCTCTACTCGAGCAGCGCCACCAGCTGA
- a CDS encoding DUF4037 domain-containing protein — MGRGSEVLGFDDEMSTDHNCEARVLLFTEAPAELQVPAEFEGRAASVEVHTIREYFRLQLGWDPVLVPTLAEWLTFPESGLLMTTAGAVFHDDLGLQDVRDQLTYYPDDLWRYLMIAAWWRVHPELNLTGRAGYVGDELGSALIGAHLVQDLMRLCFLIERQYAPYSKWFGTAFSRLPCGPSIGPVLRDVLRTTTWQDREEALAAAYRAVGELHNERAITAPVELGIEQLWERPFKVVWGDFPGALAAGIQDPGVRRLLDRWPVGGIEQLRELLHRVQDRRQLVALLE; from the coding sequence ATGGGGCGAGGGTCGGAGGTGCTCGGATTCGACGACGAGATGTCGACCGACCACAACTGCGAGGCGCGCGTCCTGTTGTTCACCGAGGCGCCGGCAGAGCTGCAGGTCCCGGCGGAGTTCGAGGGCCGGGCGGCCTCCGTCGAGGTGCACACGATTCGCGAGTACTTCCGGCTGCAGCTCGGCTGGGACCCGGTGCTGGTGCCGACACTGGCGGAATGGTTGACGTTCCCGGAGAGCGGCCTGCTGATGACCACCGCGGGCGCGGTGTTCCACGACGACCTCGGCCTGCAGGACGTGCGTGACCAGTTGACGTACTACCCGGACGACCTCTGGCGGTACCTGATGATCGCCGCCTGGTGGCGGGTGCACCCGGAGCTCAACCTCACCGGCCGCGCCGGGTACGTCGGCGACGAGTTGGGCTCGGCGTTGATCGGTGCGCACCTGGTGCAGGACCTGATGCGGTTGTGCTTCCTGATCGAGCGGCAGTACGCGCCGTACTCCAAGTGGTTCGGTACGGCGTTCAGCCGCCTGCCCTGTGGTCCGTCGATCGGTCCGGTGCTGCGGGACGTGCTACGGACCACGACGTGGCAGGACCGGGAAGAGGCGCTGGCTGCGGCGTACCGGGCGGTTGGGGAGTTGCACAACGAGCGGGCGATCACGGCACCGGTCGAGCTCGGGATCGAGCAGCTGTGGGAGCGTCCGTTCAAGGTCGTCTGGGGTGACTTCCCGGGGGCGCTCGCGGCCGGGATCCAGGATCCCGGCGTACGACGGCTCCTCGACCGCTGGCCCGTCGGTGGAATCGAGCAGCTGCGCGAGCTCCTGCACCGTGTGCAAGATCGTCGTCAGCTGGTGGCGCTGCTCGAGTAG
- the pyrF gene encoding orotidine-5'-phosphate decarboxylase produces the protein MRNKPFGTRLRAAMDARGPLCVGIDPHQHLLDSWGLPDTVEGLASFTYGVVDALADRVAVFKPQSAFFERFGSGGVAVLEQATIRLREAGALVIIDAKRGDIGTTMAGYASAYLSEKGPLACDALTVSPYLGFGSLQPAIDEALEAGAGLFVLALTSNPEGPQFQSARTADGSTVAGAVLNGLRELNADADDLGSFGAVVGATISSTDEDLNINGPLLAPGLGAQGGTADSLTKVFGTAVRNVVPSSSREILGAGPDATALQDAAARANDAYRAVLGY, from the coding sequence ATGCGCAACAAGCCTTTCGGAACGCGGCTGCGCGCCGCCATGGATGCCCGCGGACCACTCTGCGTCGGTATCGACCCGCACCAGCACCTGCTGGATTCGTGGGGCCTGCCGGACACGGTCGAGGGCCTGGCGTCGTTCACGTACGGCGTCGTGGACGCGCTCGCGGACCGGGTCGCGGTGTTCAAGCCGCAGTCGGCGTTCTTCGAGCGGTTCGGGTCGGGCGGTGTCGCCGTCCTCGAGCAGGCCACGATCCGGCTCCGGGAGGCGGGCGCACTGGTGATCATCGACGCCAAGCGCGGCGACATCGGTACGACGATGGCCGGCTACGCGTCGGCGTACCTGTCCGAGAAGGGCCCGCTGGCGTGCGACGCGCTCACGGTCAGCCCGTACCTCGGGTTCGGCTCGCTGCAGCCCGCGATCGACGAGGCCCTGGAGGCCGGCGCCGGCCTGTTCGTGCTCGCGCTGACGTCGAACCCGGAGGGCCCGCAGTTCCAGTCGGCCCGCACCGCCGACGGCTCGACCGTCGCGGGCGCCGTACTCAACGGCCTCCGGGAGCTGAACGCCGACGCCGACGATCTCGGCTCGTTCGGCGCAGTCGTTGGCGCCACCATCAGTTCCACCGACGAGGACCTGAACATCAACGGCCCTCTCCTCGCCCCCGGCCTGGGCGCCCAGGGTGGCACCGCCGACAGCCTCACCAAGGTGTTCGGTACGGCGGTCCGCAACGTCGTGCCCTCCAGCTCCCGCGAGATCCTGGGCGCCGGCCCGGATGCCACAGCCCTTCAGGACGCCGCGGCCCGCGCGAACGACGCCTACCGTGCGGTCCTCGGCTACTGA
- a CDS encoding quinone-dependent dihydroorotate dehydrogenase, whose protein sequence is MPDSTEPPAPGAPGAGGVPGAAGAARPRRSAYERAVRPVLYRLGRGDAEVAHEQTLAALRLLGHIPGATRAGARLFGVPGAGPAAGGAARTVFGVRFPSPVGLAAGMDKNGVALRAWPAVGFGFVEVGTVTAHPQPGNEKPRLFRLVEQEAVINRMGFNNLGSAALADRLAAYGALGYPLGISIGKSKITPLADAVDDYVTSLRRLYRYGDYFAVNVSSPNTPGLRELQDAGHLRELLTALHSEAAALTVSGLAPKPILVKIAPDLTTTAIDELLQVCTDTGVAGIIATNTTIDRPGVRSHPLAAEIGGLSGRPLAEISAKIVAHIHSQTGGALPVIGVGGIVEPADATRLFDAGASLVQVYTGLIYRGPGLIRKINRSLP, encoded by the coding sequence GTGCCTGACAGCACAGAACCCCCGGCCCCCGGAGCCCCGGGCGCCGGGGGCGTCCCGGGCGCCGCGGGCGCTGCGCGACCGCGGCGGTCGGCGTACGAGCGGGCTGTGCGGCCGGTGCTGTATCGCTTGGGGCGGGGTGACGCGGAGGTCGCCCACGAGCAGACGCTCGCCGCCCTCCGCCTCCTCGGCCACATCCCCGGCGCCACACGCGCCGGAGCGCGCCTCTTCGGCGTACCCGGCGCCGGGCCGGCGGCTGGCGGGGCGGCTCGGACCGTGTTCGGGGTTCGGTTTCCGTCGCCTGTGGGGCTTGCCGCGGGGATGGACAAGAACGGGGTCGCGTTGCGGGCGTGGCCTGCGGTCGGGTTCGGGTTTGTGGAAGTGGGGACTGTTACGGCGCATCCGCAGCCGGGGAACGAGAAGCCGCGGTTGTTCCGGCTGGTTGAGCAGGAAGCGGTGATCAACCGGATGGGGTTCAACAACCTCGGCAGCGCCGCACTCGCCGACCGGCTGGCGGCGTACGGCGCCCTCGGCTACCCGCTCGGCATCTCGATCGGGAAGTCCAAGATCACCCCACTGGCGGACGCGGTCGACGATTACGTGACCTCGCTCCGCCGCCTCTACCGGTACGGCGACTACTTCGCGGTCAACGTCAGCTCCCCGAACACCCCCGGCCTCCGCGAACTCCAGGACGCCGGCCACCTCAGGGAACTACTGACCGCCCTCCACAGCGAGGCCGCCGCCCTGACGGTGTCCGGGCTCGCCCCGAAGCCGATCCTGGTGAAGATCGCCCCCGACCTGACCACCACGGCGATCGACGAACTCCTCCAGGTCTGCACCGACACCGGCGTCGCCGGCATCATCGCCACCAACACCACGATCGACCGCCCGGGGGTCCGGTCGCACCCGTTGGCGGCGGAGATCGGCGGCCTGTCGGGCCGTCCGCTGGCGGAGATCTCGGCGAAGATCGTCGCCCACATCCACAGCCAGACCGGGGGAGCGCTCCCGGTGATCGGAGTCGGCGGAATCGTCGAGCCGGCCGACGCCACCCGCCTGTTCGACGCCGGCGCGAGTCTGGTCCAGGTGTACACCGGCCTGATCTACCGGGGGCCAGGTCTGATCCGGAAGATCAACAGGAGTTTGCCGTGA